tatgtttaattgacttgtaggagtacaagtccaacatactaaataattaaagttcttaatggactttgattaatcaattaaaatagttggactagcccaattaattaatcaagtctATTAATGGTAATTATATGTATCAATGTCAtgacttaattataaataggagtaatcaagccataaccctagTCTCCAACctcacaattttcgaaaatttggccTCCCTTCTTCTCAAATTTTCGGCCTTCTCCTTTTGGAAAGAGGGTTGAGTCATCTCTCTTTTTTTCCTCTGCAACGCTAAAACttttccaaattttctagtgcaGTTTGGAaaaggaacaaatcatctagtcgtggacctgattagaagaatacACAAAGGAGATCTGAAAAAAGTTCATAGGGAATTCATCAAGATCTATCTCCGCTAatcccggaatagttggagccaagtgatctattcaccaaaggtataacgatTTACTttctatgaatgtttaattgtaaAAACCATATGAGTGTCCAAAAGGATCTTGAAagtcaagatctaaaaatttttaaacttccgctgcgtttggacacgtagaaaaccgagatccaacacagGTGTTGGCTTTGGATGCGCGCTACAGGTTTTCGGAATCAGAGGATTAGCATTTCTCCTGCTTGCCATTTTGTCGAGGTGCAGTCATTGCTATAGTGAGGCCGAGAAAACACTTCAAGAAGTTGGAAGGATGAAGTATCTGCGTCCACTGTATACCGCACTCGTCCAAGGTCCCAGCATAGAAGAAGAGAAGATATTTGCAAAGAGGGTGTTCTCAGAAGCATGTGCTTGTTATCACCCCATAGTTCAGGGTGCTGTGGAGGCAATTTTGGCCAAACACATGTAAAAAAGTTGGTATTTGCGTAGGCTAAGCGCCTTACTCTGACCCCTAATTTTTTGGATGACTCTTGCAAGTGCCCAACTTTGGAATATAGGCTCAATGCTTAATTTCAACATGTAGGTGGACAACAGGTCAACTTCTCTTATCCACTTAGAATTGTAATACATTTGATTTTACTGGTTATCTTTTAATCCCATGGCAAGAGACCAAGTTCGCTATGTGAATTGATTATTTAATCCAACCCATCAAacttcatgatttttatgatataaacCTCTTTGCTCATATTTGTGCTAAACAATGCTCTCTTTATTATCAAGAGGGTGCATTCAACttaatctttcatttcaaaaTTGCAAATGATaatgttatttttagtttaatttacaattttttgatattaattttatccagggaatttttttaaaaaaatttaagagaatacTGCTCTGCAAGTAATAAGGGCGAAAAAAGCAAGGAAAATTGCTTTATAATGTGAACAAATGGAAACTGCCCGGATGcaataccaaaaaaaaaaaaaatgaaaaataaaccaattacataaaccaaatgaaaCATGAGCTGCAGTCATTTTCTAAATGCAAATCATTCAGCAAATTAAATAGAAGCTCGACAGAGCGATAAGAAACAAAAGAATTATACCCTTTTCTCATACATAAACGCAACTTTTCTATCCGAGAAACAAAAAAACTCTTCTGAATTAAGTCATTTAATCGAATCCTTCTAGTTAGCTGACTCGTTATGCTGCTCCCTCTCATGAATTGATTCTGAGAGCTCTTCCTTCTTGATCGGTAAGGTAGCATGTTCCTCTGTATCTGGATCAACCACTGCTGCTATGGATGATTTCCTCGTCTGCTCTTCAACTTTGGTTGGTGAGTGTATGCCCTCTTTTCTTAAACGGGGCGACTCGTTCAAGTTTTCTTGCTTAAGTTGTGACTCAATTTGTGCACTTACCTTAGCAGATGAGTCCACTGATGTCCCCATCTCCTGGCAGAAGTCATCATGTTCTGTACCTTTGGAGTGTGATATGATCtgcttttcttcttttttcgtAAACTCCTCTAACCCAACATTTTGGATAGGTAAGATGGGGCTCTCCAACTCGTCAGCTGAATCGGTCAACTCTTCAGAGTGACTTGCATTTACTATAACTTTTAAAGGTCCGAGTTTTGTGTCAAGATCTTTGACAGCAATTGTTAAAGCTCTTGCATCACGAGCTGATGCTAGTTGTTCAGCAGATGATAGCTGTCATCAGAAAGGAGGCAAGTAAACTGAGTTTCAGTAAATTAAGCCATGCGAGAACTAGGCTGTTAAGGTAAAAGCTTGAACAAAAAGGTTACGAGGGAAGAAAAGAGGCAAATCCTTAAAGTGAATCATGACAACTTTGCTACTGGTCATTTTAAACCTATATTTAATCTTGTTCTGGAAAAGATAAAGATTTTGAGAAAGATAATTTATGCGATATCAAAAAATTACCACATAAGAACCAATCTACACGCCAACCCATGTAAAACATAGATGGCTAGCAGCACAAAATAAGGGCCTgggaaatattaaaaaaaaagactAAATCAACGAGCGCCAACAACTTAACAAAAAAACCTCGTGACAAACATTAGGTTTTTTTGTTTGTTGTCATTACCTCATTAAATTGCATTTCTGCAATAGATCTGATTGTTTGCTGCATTTCAGCAGATATCAATAACTACAACTTAAAGACTGATAACAATTAGGTAATATGTAAAGATAATACAAAGAATTAATGGTGAGTGAAATTATTATTCCATAATTTTCATGGTCCTTACCTGTCAATGAACTTTAAGGAATAAACTACACATTTTTGAAGCTTACCTTTACGACATCTTCTGCCCTTTCCTTCACAGTCTCTGTTAATTCCTTCACCATGAACAGATTGAAGAATGTAAAGTACGTGAGAATGGAGACCCTCAGATCGATGCTGGTCAATAGCGCATTGAGGAATAGTAGAATGGCATCCTACCGAATAAAAAGGACATTTCACAAGTTTCATGGGACATATGGTAATACAATGCCTGTCCATTGCACGCCTCATGATCCTGTCAGAGCAGTTTTGCTCACATGGAAGTATTTTAAAAGGACAGGTTGAATCATGATGATCTATCTGAGCTGCACTAAATCTAGAATTGCACCCTTCATTTGTGCAGGTCATAGTCCTAAAATTGCAGTGCAATTTATGCACTTCTAAATCATCCACAGATTTAAAGCTCTTTCCACAATGATATTTGTTTTTGAAATCAACATTCTTCAAGAGAGTCTGCGCAACCGATTCTCTCCTATTCAACAACCAAAAACCATTTATTTCCATCTCTTGCACCAGATCATCTATCCAGTCTTCTCTTCGTTCACTCAGTAGCCATCCTGAAACTCTGCTGAAAAAGTTCCTTTTAGAACTTGAAAAATCGTCAATCAAATCAGAGAGAATATCATATGGGTTTCCAGATATTTCTTCATTCACACCACCTTCTAGGGCGGACTCAGCCAAGAAATTTTCACTTCGTTGGATAAGATAATCCACCATTTCTCTTCTTATATCAACAGCCACTGAAGCTGGGCTTTTTAAGAGGCCACCAGTTGTGTTGTCAATACATGCTGAGGCCAATCCAGGAACTAGTTCCTGTGCTATCTTATAAACTATATCGGTATCATAAAGATCACAATGAACCAAAGGACCTCCctccttttcttcttcaagtttaTCTGGTTCTAACTCATGGTCATCAACAGGTGGATTCATAATGCAAGGAAACAACTGTAAAATGCCAACAGCTATAAATTAAGAACTTAAAACAAAGACAGAAAAAGTTGAATTCACACTAATATCCAATAACAGAGCGCTCAATTAATCCCCAATCCCAGAATTTATTGCAAAGAGAATTAATTTGATAATTGCTTCATGGAAATATAAATTTGCCATCTCGTTGTGATCATACTCTAAACTACAAAAACGTTAAAAATCCAAGGTTACAAAGCTACAcgtgtttaaaaaaataaccaCAAATGTCATTCATAAGCATAGATTTTAActtctttcctttcctcttCCCTGTCAGATCACCTGATTAAAGATGTAAATCTCCAAACAAATCAATATTTCACTTTAATGATACTCCCACAAAAATATCGATCAATACGAATCCATTTACCTTCACTATTAATCACCAGAACGTGGTGAGAATCC
The sequence above is a segment of the Primulina tabacum isolate GXHZ01 chromosome 6, ASM2559414v2, whole genome shotgun sequence genome. Coding sequences within it:
- the LOC142549173 gene encoding uncharacterized protein LOC142549173, producing MNPPVDDHELEPDKLEEEKEGGPLVHCDLYDTDIVYKIAQELVPGLASACIDNTTGGLLKSPASVAVDIRREMVDYLIQRSENFLAESALEGGVNEEISGNPYDILSDLIDDFSSSKRNFFSRVSGWLLSERREDWIDDLVQEMEINGFWLLNRRESVAQTLLKNVDFKNKYHCGKSFKSVDDLEVHKLHCNFRTMTCTNEGCNSRFSAAQIDHHDSTCPFKILPCEQNCSDRIMRRAMDRHCITICPMKLVKCPFYSVGCHSTIPQCAIDQHRSEGLHSHVLYILQSVHGEGINRDCEGKGRRCRKGKLQKSSARDARALTIAVKDLDTKLGPLKVIVNASHSEELTDSADELESPILPIQNVGLEEFTKKEEKQIISHSKGTEHDDFCQEMGTSVDSSAKVSAQIESQLKQENLNESPRLRKEGIHSPTKVEEQTRKSSIAAVVDPDTEEHATLPIKKEELSESIHEREQHNESAN